The proteins below come from a single Uloborus diversus isolate 005 chromosome 10, Udiv.v.3.1, whole genome shotgun sequence genomic window:
- the LOC129231746 gene encoding neurogenin-3-like codes for MMASTFDMEDTVLHTPKFVETSFDFSSIFSSKDLHASMENIPEPMDIGQCSVPQKTSSSIFSENMESNSVPDTIVSSSESIPVKLPNYNLRQRSIKNRIETEIRIRKVPSKKPPKPKQRPAPLSKYRRKTANARERTRMQELNDAFENLRKVVPQFPRKTGDDNTKLTKITTLKLAVNYIAALSQILKQADSNKNSGSNPNDRFASDNACPSVDAIDPMDLLGDCLLDNSFDLILTSDGDSLSLSEDLNV; via the exons ATGATGGCGTCAACTTTTGACATGGAAGACACTGTGTTACACACGCCGAAGTTCGTTGAAACAAGTTTCGACTTCAGTTCTATATTCTCATCCAAAGACCTCCATGCGAGCATGGAGAACATACCAGAGCCTATGGACATTGGTCAGTGTAGTG TCCCACAGAAGACCTCCTCTTCCATATTTTCAGAAAACATGGAAAGCAACAGCGTACCTGATACCATAGTTTCCAGCAGCGAAAGCATTCCAGTAAAACTTCCTAACTACAATCTCCGTCAGAGGTCCATCAAAAATCGAATCGAAACTGAAATCAGGATAAGAAAAGTTCCAAGCAAGAAGCCCCCCAAACCAAAACAAAGACCAGCACCCCTGAGCAAATACCGTCGCAAAACGGCGAACGCAAGGGAAAGGACTCGCATGCAAGAACTCAACGACGCGTTCGAGAACTTGCGGAAAGTGGTGCCTCAGTTCCCGCGCAAAACTGGTGATGACAACACCAAGCTCACTAAAATCACAACACTGAAGCTGGCAGTCAATTACATCGCAGCTCTCTCACAGATCCTAAAGCAGGCGGATTCCAATAAGAATAGTGGATCCAATCCTAATGATAGGTTTGCTTCCGACAATGCGTGTCCGAGTGTCGATGCAATAGACCCCATGGACCTTTTGGGTGATTGCCTCCTTGACAATTCGTTCGATCTCATCCTAACTTCAGATGGTGATAGTCTGTCTCTTAGCGAGGACCTCAATGTTTAG